The nucleotide sequence CCTTGCGTAATGGGGATGTGATGACTGGCATTCTCGAGCAAAAGTTGCCCAACGGCGATATCAAGCTGGAAACTCAAATCGGGATCTACAAGACCATAGCCGAACTGGACATCGCGACCATCGAAGCCATCAAGAAATAGTTCAGCTGGATGCGCCTGCGAGACGTTGCTGTTGGCGGGTGAACAAAAGCCAGGCAGCAAGCGTTTTGGAATCTTCAATCATGCCCCCGGTAAGCAACGATTCAAATTCTTCGGCAGTCAGATATTCCACCGTGATGCGTTCATCATGATCTCCGTTTTGAAGGGACGCGGATGCGGAGAGTTCGGCGAAGAAAAGGTGAATAAGCTCATCAAGGTAACCGGGGGTGGGATAGATAATTCCCAATGAGTGTAGCGCGACCACATCATAGCCGGTTTCTTCCTTGATTTCACGAGCCGCGCAGGCCTCGGGACTTTCGTTGGCTTCTTTGCGCCCGGCAATGATCTCTAGTAGTTCACGGTCAATGGGCTTACGAAATTGACGGACAAAGACAAATCGGCCGTCGGGAATTCGTGCTACGGCCGCAATGGCGCCGGGATGTCGAATAATCTCCCGGTAAGCACGTACACCGGGTTCAAGTTCCACCTG is from bacterium and encodes:
- a CDS encoding NUDIX hydrolase; amino-acid sequence: MYEKTISITPVFTGRLLKVETQQVELEPGVRAYREIIRHPGAIAAVARIPDGRFVFVRQFRKPIDRELLEIIAGRKEANESPEACAAREIKEETGYDVVALHSLGIIYPTPGYLDELIHLFFAELSASASLQNGDHDERITVEYLTAEEFESLLTGGMIEDSKTLAAWLLFTRQQQRLAGASS